In Aspergillus oryzae RIB40 DNA, chromosome 6, one genomic interval encodes:
- a CDS encoding uncharacterized protein (predicted protein), giving the protein MNGTLPSAHQRQGAYISSVATRQELLSANPSNFRITSLSRSPAFDIGSTEPQQSYSRPSFGQDHMANNDEEPSTVYGSQPAAYGVPTTLPQGALGDYYGVPWSKTGHSGLNVTRGGLLPDHEAEGTFHHPDYAYMMSAPGTQVTDTTFVPSMVALSSEGQGADRTLPTPSGRNQLQLGLSVLPTSSDAISGLPQQDCRVGHPWTPKAIITANNARSMKQYTPEPFNTGSRNRAKPPPSNAQEMVLGYLPMTSASASSPLMPSCGTFTRFNPANPGEELQRNEEAPMRRPIFTESARFSLMEDSSNIYGYCSSERRKGPKPGTSGMLMNGLPYTRPPEQLQSTPSSLAFSLPVAEGLSGPGATTEAHRTQALSNPGGFYSEAC; this is encoded by the coding sequence ATGAACGGTACACTGCCTTCAGCTCACCAAAGGCAGGGCGCGTACATATCTTCAGTGGCCACAAGACAAGAGTTGTTGTCAGCGAATCCTTCCAATTTCCGCATTACTTCTCTCTCACGTTCACCAGCCTTTGACATAGGCTCGACCGAACCTCAACAATCCTATAGTCGACCAAGCTTTGGTCAGGATCATATGGCCAATAATGATGAAGAGCCCTCGACTGTTTACGGTTCACAGCCTGCAGCCTACGGGGTGCCCACGACACTACCCCAAGGAGCCCTAGGAGACTACTATGGAGTCCCATGGTCAAAGACAGGTCATTCTGGCCTTAACGTTACTAGGGGAGGGCTTTTGCCGGATCATGAAGCGGAGGGCACGTTTCACCACCCTGATTACGCTTATATGATGTCGGCGCCGGGAACCCAAGTTACCGATACGACCTTTGTGCCCTCGATGGTTGCTCTATCATCCGAAGGACAAGGGGCAGACCGGACACTTCCCACCCCCAGTGGGCGAAACCAGCTTCAATTGGGTCTTTCAGTACTTCCAACATCGTCCGATGCCATCTCCGGGCTTCCTCAACAGGACTGCAGGGTTGGACACCCCTGGACACCTAAAGCTATCATTACTGCCAACAACGCCCGGTCGATGAAGCAGTATACCCCCGAACCTTTCAACACCGGCTCTCGAAACCGTGCAAAACCACCTCCGTCGAACGCGCAGGAGATGGTGCTTGGGTATTTACCAATGACGTCGGCTAGTGCTTCGTCACCGTTGATGCCCTCCTGTGGCACGTTCACTCGATTTAACCCGGCGAATCCTGGCGAAGAGCTGCAGAGAAACGAGGAAGCCCCGATGCGAAGGCCGATATTTACTGAGAGTGCTCGCTTTTCTCTTATGGAGGATAGCTCCAACATTTACGGTTACTGCAGCTctgagaggagaaaaggaccCAAACCAGGCACTTCCGGGATGCTGATGAACGGACTTCCTTACACGCGGCCTCCCGAGCAGCTCCAAAGCACCCCCTCCTCTTTAGCTTTCAGCTTGCCGGTAGCGGAGGGCCTTTCAGGTCCCGGGGCAACCACAGAAGCACATCGGACGCAAGCTTTGAGTAACCCGGGGGGCTTCTATTCCGAGGCGTGCTAA
- a CDS encoding uncharacterized protein (predicted protein), producing the protein MAAFQDNAATAFTSTNSSSLTFALQALLHRHESYMAEAEEDRHRFLASIENLEREKREVQVENARIIEENRGLLEQLEALNKAVADADSHAKSLEVRLENSEAELRKVTVSAARAADLDAQLVQMENEQTRLQESLESAEEESRSAVQRWKKAESTLRDLNDQIDRIEKEAREERERHAEAVQRMERKRTVERELDGAARRLKGAAATHELGRNHGGTVVSRFVRDILQDNANLQLGIVELRELLESSNQEVQCLRDQIISHQLVPMTEGDGQVPQLAPTLSQELESKEPRRAPQEFHIHHHYHTPSIKKERPALFRRSKNRHTWGHPNTVHSPSGTKIARKPTHRSQSSHSSASTMMSQPPVQIPSASQRWSSQSPGAESMASSPQSGYRSSSIFDRVERGFDSSRATSPDSTAFSPLRVSRRRSSFYDASFRSPETDVSVDPLDDGVFNKGLGDAYQPVIPEEREDSVHYATSERAFSPAPDDVFASPYRPRRRQSHESLFSVAGMDIHTPSRRPSRMEDVSRPFSARVPRRIFSSNDRFSNPVLSTSTVTANREPSKIDQSSQTLLASMAASRQSETESATSGHSDPTGTPTRKISLTRRVGGWMREHLGNAPTAAIGDANPHQEQPIPSASQASSDTTPPSTASRKPNPKADTVPGLRYRYPGVNQKGPIMGFRPNSRAPFAIHAEAIDESLLRETLAE; encoded by the coding sequence ATGGCTGCCTTTCAAGATAACGCTGCTACGGCGTTCACTTCAACGAACTCGTCGTCACTAACTTTTGCATTACAGGCTTTGCTCCATCGCCATGAATCATACATGGCcgaggctgaagaagacCGTCATCGGTTCCTCGCCAGTATTGAGAACCTGGAACGCGAGAAGCGTGAGGTGCAGGTCGAAAATGCCCGCATAATCGAAGAGAATCGCGGGTTATTGGAGCAGCTGGAAGCTCTGAACAAAGCCGTTGCTGATGCAGATTCTCATGCTAAGTCCCTTGAAGTTAGACTAGAGAATTCTGAAGCTGAGCTTCGCAAAGTCACGGTGTCGGCTGCCCGTGCAGCTGACCTTGACGCCCAATTGGTTCAGATGGAGAATGAACAAACCAGGCTCCAAGAGAGCCTGGagtcagctgaagaagaatCAAGGTCGGCGGTCCAGCGATGGAAGAAGGCGGAAAGTACTTTAAGAGATCTTAATGATCAAATCGACCgcattgagaaggaggcaCGGGAGGAACGCGAACGCCATGCCGAAGCAGTCCAGCGTATGGAGCGAAAACGGACCGTTGAACGGGAGCTAGATGGCGCTGCTAGACGTCTAAAAGGAGCCGCGGCAACTCATGAGTTGGGCAGGAACCACGGCGGAACCGTGGTGTCCCGTTTCGTCAGGGACATATTACAGGATAATGCCAATTTGCAGTTGGGAATCGTTGAATTACGGGAGTTGCTAGAGAGTTCGAATCAAGAGGTGCAGTGTCTGCGGGATCAGATCATTTCGCACCAGTTGGTCCCCATGACAGAAGGCGATGGGCAAGTGCCACAACTTGCACCGACATTGAGTCAGGAACTTGAGTCCAAGGAGCCGCGTCGGGCACCACAAGAGTTCCACATTCACCACCATTATCATACGCCGTCTATTAAAAAGGAGAGGCCCGCGCTTTTCCGACGTTCCAAGAACAGACATACCTGGGGCCATCCAAATACTGTACACTCTCCTTCTGGTACCAAAATAGCTCGCAAACCTACGCACCGGTCGCagtcttctcattcttctgcATCCACAATGATGTCCCAGCCCCCCGTACAGATTCCCTCGGCTTCTCAACGCTGGTCTTCGCAGTCTCCTGGAGCTGAGTCCATGGCGAGCTCACCGCAGTCCGGATATCGATCATCATCTATATTTGATAGAGTAGAGCGTGGGTTTGATTCCTCGCGAGCTACTAGCCCCGACAGCACAGCCTTTTCGCCATTAAGGGTTAgtcgacgaagaagcagcTTCTATGATGCTAGTTTTCGATCTCCTGAAACGGATGTTTCGGTCGATCCTTTGGATGATGGCGTTTTCAACAAGGGTCTTGGGGATGCGTACCAGCCTGTCATACCGGAGGAACGGGAGGACTCCGTGCATTACGCCACATCTGAGAGAGCCTTTTCTCCTGCGCCTGATGATGTATTTGCTTCTCCTTATCGCCCGCGGCGTAGACAATCGCATGAGAGCTTGTTCTCTGTTGCAGGCATGGACATCCATACTCCCAGTCGACGTCCATCGCGGATGGAGGATGTCTCGAGGCCCTTCTCTGCTCGCGTCCCGCGCCGTATCTTTTCTAGTAACGATCGGTTCTCCAACCCAGTTCTCTCAACGAGCACAGTCACCGCCAATAGAGAGCCTTCGAAAATTGACCAGTCTTCACAAACGCTACTTGCTTCAATGGCTGCTAGTAGGCAATCCGAGACAGAGTCAGCAACAAGTGGTCATTCGGACCCTACTGGGACACCTACTCGAAAAATTTCCCTCACCCGCCGCGTAGGCGGGTGGATGCGAGAACATTTGGGAAATGCACCCACAGCGGCTATTGGCGATGCAAACCCTCATCAGGAGCAACCAATACCGTCGGCGTCGCAGGCATCGTCAGATACGACACCCCCGTCCACTGCGAGTAGAAAGCCAAATCCCAAGGCTGATACAGTTCCGGGCCTGCGATATCGGTACCCTGGCGTGAACCAGAAAGGCCCAATCATGGGTTTTAGGCCAAACTCCCGAGCCCCTTTTGCTATTCACGCGGAGGCGATCGATGAGAGCCTGTTGAGGGAGACTTTGGCAGAGTGA
- a CDS encoding protein-lysine N-methyltransferase (predicted protein), whose product MSPDNDIHSLKKLAAQYAQQLDLTHLSIPNASTIVHPDIQCAIYEHMFNEAAVWPLPPVGYRTRVLKTIIARIEDGITDPEEDELNSDLIESWTNLISLPKPSQIQQAQQLTYIKYTAPTTSQDPQTVITSESRGLIYSSGTTGFRTWEASLHLGTYLSTPTGAAHVTGKRVIELGAGTGFVSMYAAKYLQPQFVLATDREGTLIENMKDSKARNGLGGQFGVGAWEWGTPLGYPTEDDTEGIAREDLFFDVALGADLVRYVLLFKLFGVLRSTGLMESRPMTQTYFLCCSLPFMTFLITTGSKSLFSRLHYGTRRPSRRSWTLVSCFGAGLWN is encoded by the exons ATGTCTCCAGATAACGATATTCATTCACTAAAGAAGCTCGCAGCTCAGTACGCTCAACAACTCGACCTGACTCATCTCTCTATCCCCAATGCCTCCACCATCGTCCATCCCGACATCCAATGCGCCATCTACGAGCATATGTTTAACGAGGCCGCAGTATGGCCCCTCCCACCAGTGGGCTATCGCACCCGCGTCTTAAAAACGATCATTGCACGGATTGAAGATGGAATAACCGATCCGGAGGAGGAT GAACTAAATTCCGACCTCATCGAATCCTGGACAAATCTCATCTCCCTCCCCAAACCCTCTCAAATCCAGCAAGCCCAACAATTAACCTACATCAAATACACCGCCCCCACCACCTCTCAAGACCCCCAAACAGTGATCACCTCAGAATCGCGCGGTCTGATCTACTCCTCCGGAACCACCGGCTTCCGCACCTGGGAAGCCTCCCTCCACCTCGGAACATACCTCTCCACACCCACCGGCGCAGCCCATGTAACCGGGAAACGGGTGATCGAGCTCGGCGCGGGAACAGGGTTCGTGTCAATGTATGCGGCGAAGTACCTGCAGCCGCAATTTGTGCTTGCAACGGATCGCGAGGGTACGCTGATCGAGAATATGAAGGATAGCAAAGCGAGAAATGGGTTAGGCGGGCAGTTTGGGGTCGGAGCTTGGGAATGGGGAACGCCGTTGGGGTATCCGACTGAAGATGATACTGAGGGTATAGCAAGGGAAGATCTGTTTTTTGATGTTGCGCTTGGAGCGGATTTGGTACGTTATGTCTTGTTATTCAAGCTATTTGGTGTTCTTCGTTCGACGGGGTTAATGGAAAGTAGACCTATGACACAGACTTACTTCCTCTGCTGTTCGCTACCCTTCATGACCTTTTTGATAACTACCGGGTCCAAGAGTTTATTCTCTCGGCTACATTACGGAACCAGAAGACCTTCCAGGCGTTCCTGGACGCTTGTG TCCTGCTTTGGTGCCGGGTTATGGAATTGA
- a CDS encoding 40S ribosomal protein eS24 (40S ribosomal protein S24), producing the protein MADTPVTLRTRKFIRNPLLARKQMVVDVLHPNRANVSKDELRGKLADLYKANKDQVSVFGFRTQYGGGKSTGFALVYDSQEALKKFEPHYRLVRIGAAEKIEKPSRQQRKQRKNRSKKFRGTAKTKGPKKSKN; encoded by the exons ATGGCCGACACTCCCGTTACCCTGCGGACTCGCAAGTTCATCCGCAACCCCCTGCTTGCTCGTAAGCAGATGGTCGT TGACGTCCTCCACCCCAACCGCGCCAACGTCTCCAAGGATGAGCTCCGCGGCAAGCTCGCCGACCTGTACAAGGCCAACAAGGACCAGGTCTCCGTCTTCGGCTTCCGTACGCAATACGGTGGTGGCAAGAGCACTGGCTTCGCCCTCGTCTACGACTCCCAGGAGGCCCTGAAGAAGTTCGAGCCTCACTACCGTCTCGTCCGTATCGGTGCTGCcgagaagatcgagaagcCCAGCAGACAGCAGC GCAAGCAGCGCAAGAACCGCTCCAAGAAGTTCCGTGGTACCGCCAAGACCAAGGGCCccaagaagtccaagaacTAA